One segment of Streptomyces bathyalis DNA contains the following:
- a CDS encoding molybdopterin oxidoreductase family protein: MHAKPLAARSGTDTHCPYCALQCGMTLRRADGGDEAGGPPGLEVAERPDFPVNRGALCVKGRTATEVLAPHARLTRPLVRRSSSGELEPAEWEEALDLVAAALARTRDEHGPDAVGVFGGGGLTNEKAYALGKFARVVLGTSQIDYNGRFCMSSAAAAGTRAFGLDRGLPFPLEDVGRTDCVVLVGSNLAETMPPALRHLTELRERGGTLIVVDPRRTRTAEHADLHLAPLPGTDLALALGLLHLVVAEGGVDTGYIEARTTGWPEARSAAMAHWPELVERVTGVSVPELRRAAKLFSEAGNAMVLTARGPEQQSKGTDTVGAWINLCLATGRPGRPLSGYGCLTGQGNGQGGREHGQKADQLPGYRRLDDPAAREHVAQVWGVDPASLPGPGRSAYELLDALGGDVRTLLLAGSNPVVSAPHAAHVEQRLRSLDFLAVCDVVLSESARLADVVLPVTQWAEETGTTTNLEGRVLLRRKAVDPPAGVRTDLEVLEELAARLGWEKGFPAGPEEVFDELRRASAGGPADYSGISYRRIAAEDGVFWPCPEQTGDDGSRSPHPGTPRLFLDRFATPDGRARFVPVMHRPADEEPDEGYPLRLTTGRVLSQYQSGAQTRRVGALNEAAPGPFVELHPSLAGRLGAGEGDPLTVVSRRGRAVAPARITRGIRPDTVFMPFHWDGDGRANSLTNPALDPVSRMPEFKVCAVRVELAGPTGP, translated from the coding sequence ATGCACGCGAAACCCCTCGCCGCCCGCTCCGGGACCGACACCCACTGTCCGTACTGCGCGCTGCAGTGCGGCATGACGCTGCGCCGCGCGGACGGAGGCGACGAGGCCGGAGGGCCGCCCGGCCTGGAGGTGGCGGAGCGCCCGGACTTCCCCGTGAACCGGGGCGCGCTGTGCGTGAAGGGCCGCACGGCGACCGAGGTCCTGGCACCGCACGCCCGCCTCACACGGCCCCTGGTGCGCCGCTCGTCCTCCGGTGAACTGGAGCCGGCCGAATGGGAGGAGGCCCTGGATCTCGTCGCCGCGGCCCTGGCTCGTACGCGTGACGAGCACGGCCCGGACGCGGTGGGCGTCTTCGGCGGCGGCGGGCTGACGAACGAAAAGGCCTACGCGCTGGGCAAGTTCGCCCGCGTCGTGCTCGGCACGTCGCAGATCGACTACAACGGCCGCTTCTGCATGTCCTCCGCCGCCGCAGCCGGAACGAGGGCCTTCGGCCTCGACCGCGGACTGCCGTTCCCGCTGGAGGACGTCGGCCGTACGGACTGCGTCGTGCTCGTCGGCTCGAACCTCGCGGAGACGATGCCGCCCGCGCTGCGCCACCTGACCGAACTGCGCGAACGCGGGGGCACGTTGATCGTCGTCGACCCACGCCGCACCCGCACGGCCGAGCATGCCGACCTGCACCTCGCGCCACTGCCGGGCACGGATCTGGCACTCGCGCTGGGGTTGCTGCATCTGGTGGTCGCCGAGGGCGGGGTGGACACCGGGTACATCGAGGCCCGCACCACCGGCTGGCCCGAGGCCCGCAGCGCGGCCATGGCTCACTGGCCGGAGCTGGTGGAGCGCGTCACCGGGGTATCCGTGCCCGAACTGCGCCGCGCGGCAAAGCTGTTCAGCGAGGCGGGTAACGCCATGGTGCTCACGGCGCGCGGACCCGAGCAGCAGTCGAAGGGCACCGACACGGTCGGCGCCTGGATCAACCTCTGCCTGGCGACGGGACGTCCGGGGCGGCCGCTGTCCGGCTACGGCTGCCTGACCGGGCAGGGCAACGGGCAGGGAGGCCGCGAACACGGCCAGAAGGCCGACCAGTTGCCCGGCTACCGCAGGCTCGACGACCCCGCGGCCCGCGAACACGTGGCCCAGGTGTGGGGCGTCGACCCGGCGTCCCTGCCGGGCCCAGGGCGCAGCGCGTACGAGCTGCTCGACGCGCTCGGCGGTGATGTGCGCACTCTGCTGCTGGCGGGCTCGAATCCCGTCGTCTCCGCCCCGCACGCCGCACACGTCGAACAGCGGCTGCGTTCACTGGACTTCCTCGCCGTGTGCGACGTCGTTCTGTCGGAGTCGGCGCGCCTCGCCGACGTCGTGCTTCCCGTGACGCAGTGGGCGGAGGAGACGGGTACGACGACGAACCTGGAGGGCCGCGTGCTGCTGCGGCGCAAGGCGGTCGACCCGCCCGCGGGCGTGCGCACCGATCTGGAGGTGCTGGAGGAACTGGCGGCGCGTCTCGGCTGGGAGAAGGGTTTCCCCGCCGGGCCGGAGGAGGTCTTCGACGAGTTGCGCCGCGCGTCGGCGGGCGGCCCCGCGGACTACTCGGGCATCAGCTACCGGCGCATCGCGGCCGAGGACGGCGTCTTCTGGCCCTGCCCGGAACAGACCGGCGATGACGGCTCACGGTCCCCGCATCCCGGAACCCCGCGCCTCTTCCTCGACCGCTTCGCGACGCCGGACGGACGGGCCCGCTTCGTCCCCGTGATGCACCGTCCGGCCGACGAGGAACCCGACGAGGGCTATCCGCTCCGCCTGACCACGGGCCGCGTGCTCTCCCAGTACCAGTCGGGTGCGCAGACGCGGCGTGTCGGCGCGCTCAACGAGGCCGCCCCGGGCCCGTTCGTCGAGTTGCACCCGTCGCTCGCGGGCCGCTTGGGTGCAGGAGAGGGCGACCCGCTGACGGTCGTCTCGCGCCGCGGACGTGCGGTGGCACCGGCACGCATCACACGCGGCATCCGTCCCGACACGGTGTTCATGCCCTTCCACTGGGACGGCGACGGCCGGGCCAACTCCCTCACCA
- a CDS encoding sirohydrochlorin chelatase — protein MKASPTSEPAQGAGPEPGPALEPVSGPLHGLDSTAQLMTRLTAQLHTQLTAVRRPAAPALVAVAHGSRDPGALATVTALLTSVRALRPGLRVELGHIELNEPRLSQTLSALPARGEVVLVPLLFGPGHHVKHDIPRALAAASHLRGVVSDPLGPHPLLAEALHDRLNEAVRREGALPGEDGLRGGEAAHGQAGPDAVVLASAGSRDPESAEGSQRIAAALRERLGGTIPVLPAYASAARPTVAEAVQILRAAGHSRIALASCFTAPGHFAARCAAAAPWTASAPIGAHPALARLVLHRYDEARAAAAAGRRLVHA, from the coding sequence ATGAAGGCGTCGCCCACATCGGAACCCGCACAGGGAGCCGGACCCGAACCGGGACCGGCCCTCGAGCCCGTATCCGGACCGCTCCACGGCCTCGACAGCACGGCGCAGCTCATGACCCGACTCACCGCACAGCTCCACACCCAGCTCACCGCGGTACGCCGGCCCGCCGCTCCGGCACTCGTCGCCGTCGCGCACGGCTCCCGCGACCCCGGCGCGTTGGCCACGGTCACGGCACTCCTCACGTCCGTACGGGCCCTGCGCCCCGGACTCCGCGTCGAACTGGGCCACATCGAATTGAACGAGCCGCGGCTGTCGCAGACCCTGTCCGCGCTTCCGGCACGCGGCGAAGTGGTCCTCGTACCCCTGCTGTTCGGGCCGGGACACCACGTCAAGCACGACATCCCGCGCGCCCTCGCCGCCGCTTCGCACCTCCGGGGTGTCGTCTCCGATCCCCTGGGGCCCCATCCGCTGCTCGCCGAGGCGCTGCACGACCGGCTGAACGAGGCGGTCCGGCGCGAGGGCGCCCTTCCGGGCGAGGACGGCCTTCGCGGTGGGGAGGCCGCCCACGGGCAGGCCGGGCCGGACGCCGTCGTGCTGGCCTCCGCCGGTTCACGCGACCCCGAGTCCGCCGAGGGCTCACAGCGCATCGCGGCCGCGCTGCGCGAACGGCTCGGCGGCACCATCCCTGTGCTCCCGGCGTACGCCTCCGCCGCCCGGCCGACCGTCGCCGAGGCCGTACAGATCCTGCGCGCCGCCGGGCACAGCCGCATCGCCCTCGCCTCCTGCTTCACGGCTCCCGGCCACTTCGCCGCCCGTTGCGCGGCCGCGGCCCCGTGGACCGCCTCGGCGCCGATCGGTGCGCATCCCGCGCTGGCCCGGCTCGTCCTGCACCGCTACGACGAGGCGCGCGCGGCAGCAGCCGCGGGACGGCGGCTCGTGCACGCCTAG